In the genome of Lathyrus oleraceus cultivar Zhongwan6 chromosome 4, CAAS_Psat_ZW6_1.0, whole genome shotgun sequence, the window CATAGCACACTCAATCTAGGAATAATACGAAAAAAGATTAGGCACGAAGGGGCGACCTCACACGGTGAGCACGTGAGATTGCCTAATCCGACCCAATGCATATGGGCATGATAACTCCATCCATCCCAATGCACTTCAGTCTCAAGCACCTAAAGATATGTCAAGACACATGTAGGAAAGATAACTACAAGACTCGGTCGTCCAAGACAATAATTGCATTCCTTATTAAGGAGGATAACTGATTCCTTCTCACCCCACGATCTAGCCAGGTGATTAGGTCTGGGGCCAGTTCTTTAGAGACAATTTGGATTAAAGGTCTAATTTATAAATACCTCAACCTTAAAGTTGAAAGGTGATCGATCAGTTTTTACATAATTAAAACCTAAAAAACTTGTTTGTGCTCCATATCGTAAAGAGAGTCTAGATATAACTATAGTTACACAGTACAAACTTCAAATCGAACAATTGAATTGACCTTGATTTACTTTTTAGTTAAAATTATTCAAGATGtaaatatattaatttttttaaaagatATAAGCATATTAAGTTTGAGATATGCCATATATAATATAATGATAGGATATACATTACTAGTATTTGAAGTGTAAACGTAGCTTCCAAAGTAAGCCATATATCATGATGTGGTGGGTTTGTTGTTATGGAATTAGAGGATATACATTACTTATATATTATTGTGCCCATTATTGACAAGTCAGTAGCGTATTGGCAATGATGTTATGGGACTCATAGCACGCCCTATGACGCTCATCTTTGAATCAATTGTCATTCATCTATAAATTGAAACCTCAATATATCAATTTATAAAAGTGTAAGAGACCAACCAAACTTTGCCTAACATTTTTTTCTTAATATGAATTctctaatttttatttttcttgtgGTCCTAGCTCCTCATGTTGTTCTTTCTAGAGGAATTAAAAGAAGTGAAGAAATAACATTATTTGATCAAAATTACAAGGTTACATGGGGTGCCAATCATGTTATAAACCAAGGAAAAGAAATTCAACTCACAATGGATAACTCTTCAGGTTATAATTAtctattttcatttttccttattatatatataatattatatatatatatatatatatatatatatatatatatatatatatatatatatatatatatatatatatatataatatatatataatttgtAAAAGAAAAACTGAAGAGTACATGTAACCCCTTTGCCATACAATTTGTATGTCATGAAGAATTCTCCACAATTCCATCAACAAAATTATAGTTACCTTTTTTTATATATCATCTTGCTTTCCTATCTTCATTTTCTACTTAGAGATATATATTATAAGTAGATCGAATAAATAGTATACATATGCACAATACCAAAAATTTGAATATAATTGGTAATTTGGTAGATTAGTACCATAAACATAATACtaatatttttttgtttgtttgatttaATTTTACCTAAAAAAATAGGATCAGGCTTTGCATCTAAAATAAATTATGGTTCTGGATTTTTTCATATGAAGATCAAAGTACCAGGTAGAAACTCTGCAGGTGTTGTCACAGCTTATTATGTGAGTTAATTTTTCTCTCTTACTTTTTATATAATACaatatttaatattaaattttaattttaccatctatatatatatattatatatatatatatatatatatataatatatatatatatatatatatataatatatatatatatatattatataatatttGTAATTTATTTTGTGTGTAGCTAATGTCAGAAGGAAATAATCACGACGAATTAGACTTTGAATTTTTGGGCAATAGTGAAGGGAAATCATATTCATTACAGACCAATGTATGGACAAATGGTGAAGGGGGTAGAGAACAAAGAATTCAACTTTGGTTTGATCCCACATCTAATTTCTATGAGTACAAAATTCTTTGGaatcaacatcaaattgtgtaAGATATGTATACGTATGATTTTGTTTATATACTTTATAATATAATGGTCAAATATATTTTTAGTTAAATTAAAATATACTAGtaaataaattttaataaaatatgATCTTATTATATATAAATGTATATAATTTCAAATTTTGGATTTACAGATTTTATGTGGACAATATCCCTATAAGGATATACAAGAACAATAACAATATTGGAGTTGGGTACCCAACAAAAGCTATGCAAATACAAGCAAGTTTGTGGAATGGTGAAAATTGGGCAACAGATGGAGGTCAAACAAAAATAAATTGGACATATGCACCTTTCAAAGCAAATTTTCAAGGATTTGATGTTAGTGGATGTGAAAGTCAAACCCTAATTGATCCAAATTGTGTTTCTGATCATTTTTGGTGGAACAACAAAAGTTTTTGGCAATTGGATTCTACATCACAGAAACAATATGAAAATGTAAAGATAAAATATGTAACATATGATTATTGTAAAGATAGAGAAAGGTATCCTACATCTCCTATAGAGTGCTTACATTGAAAGAATATTCATACATCATTGTAAACATGAACTATATAAGGATATGGTCGTGAATCTCAATGCCACATGTTGGAAATGTTCTAGATATATAGAGGTAAATAGTTATTGTTGAACTTGTAAATAATCATCTGCTCTTTTGTACTTTGTTTGGGTTCTAGATATTATTTTGTTTTCAGAAACATGTTATTGTTGAATCCGAGTAACAATTTATTTTTCTTCAGAGTTTATAATGAATTTTTTCTCTTAAATGTGAATTCTTAACTATTTTAAAGAGTATTAAGTATTATATTTTTGGTTTAACTATTTTAAAGAGTATTAAGTATGATATTCCTGGCTTAACTATTTTAAAGAGTATTAAGTGTgatattttttatgtttgtttaatTAAAAAATACATAAAAGAAAAGATAAAAACATGAAGATTAAAATGTCTAAAATAGTTTGATTATTGATTTGTGTTTAAAAAGTTAAAATGTTTGGTAATTATAAGCAAACACTAATTTGTTTGGCCTAATCAATGTGGCCAACAAAAAATAGCCCTGCTCAACTATTTGGAAATATTTTCCAGGTACTCTAAATATGTGGTACGTGTTTTCCAATCTTATGTTATGTTCTCCTATTTCTCGACATTTTCTACTCCCTTATCAATATGTGTGTAGTTTCTTTTGAGTGTGATTTCTTACTTTTTAAGTTTTTTTGTTAGTGATTCTATGaaacacaaaataaataaatataattaatgagTTTTAACGAGTCTTGTTTGATTCTAACATTCTTACGATTCTTATGTTTACAATTATACAGACTTTTATCAACCGAGAAAACATCGtcttgtttatttatttttaattttaaattacTTATGTAAACATCTTAAATATGAGAGTGATAATTGTACTGGCTAAAAGCATAATATGTGATAATTCTTAATGATTAAATGTTGTTAGAAATTTTAAGAGTTATCTTATGTATGGGGTGAGAATTTTGTATATTTGGTTTTTGTGTGAGAATGAGATTGTCCTTCTCAACTTCAATGTTGATGTATTTATAGCGGTGTTAAACTTGGATCCTAGACCCCTTGAAAATAACAACCATCATTGAGAAAATACATGAGTGGATGGTTAGTCCAATATTATTTCGGAGAATGTGGTTAAATACTCCTTCGGTAACATTATGGGATAGGGTCACATCATTTTCCTGAATTTCCTCCTTGGTCGACTTCTCCCAAAAAAAGACGGCATATTCAACAAAGAGACCGTACATCCTATAAACGGGTGAACGATTACTGGATAGACGATCAAGAGGGCTTTATGGCAAGACGAGACATTATACGCCTTATCTATAACCTGTCATGGATTCCTTACAAATATatcaataaaatattttttataaatttaaaattGTAGAGTGTGATTTGTGATTAAAATGTCATTTTAAAAAGATGATCAATAAACTATTTCTCATTTGTTATAAATAAAATCAACTACAAGACGAATTATTATTTATTTGATACATAAGATGAGGAATTATAATTAGTTTAACTTTTTTGTTTTAAATCATCAAAACAAAATTTCTCATAGCTAACTTCTGATTCAAGTTCATCACTAAAGTACTAAAGTAATTGTTAAGAGATTGACAAGATGACTCCTAAAATCATTAATGAGCATCAAAGGCATTTTGTTTATGGAAGAAGTATAAGGAGTGCATCAAAATCACTTCTGAAGCAATTAATATTCTAGACCAAAAAATCACATAAGGAAAGTTCTTCTCTTAAAATTTATATCAAAAAATTAGATTATCTTTCATAATTTGTGATTTCATTTACAATGGTTTTATTGGGTGAGTTTTTCATCAGAGAGTATTGAACATTGTTGGATTTCTTCTTCTAAAGCAAGACCTTTGTGAGAAACACACCTcatattcatccaaaatcttaaggtgataggtgggtggattctctcacttataaatgttcaagtctccacatttccaaccaatgtgagattattacccacactactcacacttgatatATTCTCAACAGGTTCATGGTCATTTCTTGATTGATTAATCATTGTCCAACCATCTTTCATCAATAGAATCAATGAATATAATTTCTCTAACATCTTATACAACCGATCTAGTTTGGAACTGCTCTATCTTTAGAG includes:
- the LOC127076513 gene encoding xyloglucan endotransglucosylase/hydrolase protein 2, which translates into the protein MNQFWKLHPPCTFSSWQHKVDQLQIIPQIFSIKAPHVVLSRGIKRSEEITLFDQNYKVTWGANHVINQGKEIQLTMDNSSGSGFASKINYGSGFFHMKIKVPGRNSAGVVTAYYLMSEGNNHDELDFEFLGNSEGKSYSLQTNVWTNGEGGREQRIQLWFDPTSNFYEYKILWNQHQIVFYVDNIPIRIYKNNNNIGVGYPTKAMQIQASLWNGENWATDGGQTKINWTYAPFKANFQGFDVSGCESQTLIDPNCVSDHFWWNNKSFWQLDSTSQKQYENVKIKYVTYDYCKDRERYPTSPIECLH